The genomic segment TGAGGGCGATGTGGTTGAAATTCAGTTGAACGGCCCGCTGGATGCGACCCTGGCCCAACAGGCGCAAGAAAGTCTGGCCCCCCAGGTGGCTGAAGCCGTGGTAGAGGTGGAACGCAAAATGCTCACCGTCCGGGCGCTGAACGCCGTCGGCGCGCTACCGACTATTTTGGCCACGTTGGAAAATGTGGGCCTACCCGCCGGTGAGGTGCGAGTGCGAGAGAACACCCTGGAAGACGTATTCATCCAACTCACCGGGCGGAGGTTGCGCCCATGAAAACACTACTGGTAGCCCGCAAAAGCCTGCTGGAGATTGTGCGCGAGCCAAAACTGCTGGCCCTGGTGGTGTTGACCCCCCTGGCATTTGTGGGTATTCTGGCCGTAGGCTACAACGTGCCCATGCTGGTCACCCATCCCCTATGGGTCAGCCATACCACCCCTGCCGGAGAGGGCCTGCTGGCAGATTTAGAATCGCAGCGTTACGCCGATGGCCGGCCCGTATTTGCCGTGACCCATACCACCGATCCGGCTGCCGCCGAAACCGCGCTCAAATCCGGCGACGTTACGGCCTTGTTAGCCATTGCTGAAACAGATGACGGTCTGAATGTCACCGTGCGCGGCGACCCGCTGAGCCTCCAATTTTACCGGGCCAGCCTTATGTTGGATAACACTTTTTACCGCGCTGCCGACCAACTGGCCAGGCGGCCACAGGTGGTGAAAGTGGTCGAACAGCCTTTGTTCAAGGATGGTCCCCGCTCTGAGTTCGACCTGTACGCGCCGGGCATGATTGTTTTTGCCTTGTTGCTCATCATCCCCCAAACCGCCATGCTGGTGGCCCGCGAAATCCGCTGGCATACGCTGCGCCGCTTGCGCCTGGCCCCTCTCCGTGCCGGGGAACTACTGACCGGCATCGGCCTGGCTCAAATGGCAGTGGCCGTGGTGATGGTCGTTTTGGTCTTCGTTGCTGCCATTCTGATGGGTTACCACAATCAGGGCGAGTTATGGCTGGCGATGGTGGTAGGGCTGGCAATTAGTTTTTCGGCCGTTGGCCTGGGTTTGCTGGTGGCCTGTTTTATTGAAAACGACAGCCAGGCCATCAATTTGGGCAGCATGGTGGCCATGACCCAAGTATTTCTCTCCGGTTCCTTTTACCAACTGCCGCCCATCACCCTCTTTGTGTTGCTGGGACATCAAATTGATCTATTCGATATTTTCCCGGCCAGCCACGGCTTTCTGGCTTTACAGCAGGTTTTAAGTTACGGTGTCGGGCTGAAGGAAATCAGCTTTCGGCTGGCCGCCACCTTGTTTCTATCGCTCCTGTACCTGGCCGGGGGAGTCATTACTTTTCAATGTCTGCAAATGAAGGAGAGGAGTCACTAAAATGAAAAATGGGACGTTACGAAACGGGTTCAGGATGCCGATAATGAGGCAACCTGAACCAAAACCTGGCCCCCTTCCCCGGCGTGCTCTCCACGCCAATGGTTCCCCCATGCATTTCCACAAGTTGTTTGGCTATGGCCAAGCCCAGTCCCGCTCCCCCCTCTGAGCGAGTACGTGATTTTTCGCTGCGCCAGAAGCGGTCAAATAGATGGGGCAAGTCGGCTTCTGGGATGCCGGGGCCGTTGTCGCTCACGCTCAGGGTGACGCTGTTTTCCACTTGCTGCACCGCCAGTTTGATCTGTCCTCCCTCGGCCGGAATGTAACGCAGAGCGTTGCTCAATAGGTTGCCGATAACCTGCCCGATGCGCTGCGGGTCGGCGTTGATAGTTGGCAGATCAGAGTCAAATTCCGTAATCAACGAGATGCCCTTGTCCGCAGCTTCGGCCTCAAACAGGCTGGCTGTGTTTTCTGCAATCTCGCCCAGGTTGATCTCGCGGCAGTCCAACGATAATTGTCGCGTTTCGGCCAGGGTGAGCAAACGCAAGTCTTCCACCAAATTGTCCAGTACGTAAACCTCTTCCAGGGCCGGGGCAATTTGGTCCTCTTTCAAGGGATAAACCCCGTCCAAAATCCCCTCCAACCGACCCCGCATAATGGTCAGCGGAGTGCGTAATTCGTGGGCAATATCGGCCAGCATGTTGCGGCGTTCGCGGTCGTTGCGCTCCAGGGAGTCGGCCATCTGGTTAAAGGAATCGCTCAAACTGCGCAGGTCGCTGGGGCCACCCACTTGCACGCGGGCGGACAGGTTGCCCGAGGCCACCTCTTGGGCCGTGGCAATTACGTCGGCCAGCGGCGTAACCACCCGCCGCATGAGCAATAAACCGATAATCAGGGTGAGGACACCGGCGAAGCATGTAACCAACACCGCCCCCGGCAGCAAGCCCAAAAAGACAAAGATTGGTTTGAGGGGTAGTTCTTTAACATAGGCTAACGTTCCAACCTGGTCTCCGTTGAACTGAACCGGGTAAAGTTTCTCTTTATTGCCGGGGATGTAAATCTGCCCAACCCGTTCGGTGCCGATGTACCCGCGATCAATCAACACCCGGTTGGTTTCATCGAGCAGTAGAACATCTTCCCATTCATCGGCAAAACTGGCCTGGATTCCTGCGTTGGTTTCTAGCGAAAGCGCTTCTACACCCTCCCAACTGCCATAGGCGATATAGTAAGCTTGCAACGAACCAAGCAAGGTGGTTGGGGCAAACGGACCGCTTGACAAGGGGGCATTGCTGATAAATAAAGTGAGCAGAACCAGCAGCAAGACAACAGTGATGGTCACCACTACCCCAAAAGCCAGCGTCAACAGCCAAAACAGACGGCGGCGGATTTGGCGGATTGAGTGGAGATGATCATTTTGGTCAGACATAGGATGTTGTTCCAAGAAGTTAGGTGATTTGTGGCAATTATTGCGTATTTCGGATTACGTGGAATGATTTACGAAATACGTGGTACGGAATAGGAAAACGATTCAACTGCGTTACCCTTGTTCGGCAAATTTATATCCCACCCCATGCACGGTGATGATGTATTTGGGGCTGCCGTTCTCCGGTTCAATTTTGCGGCGCAGATTGCGCACATGAGAGTCTATCGCTCTCTCGTAGCTTTCAAAAGAAACCCCGCGCGTAGCCGTGAGCAGTTGAGCGCGAGAAAAAATGCGCCCCGGCTGGCCGGCCAGCGTGGCCAGAATTTCGAATTCGGTGGGGGTGAGCGTGACTTCTTTATTTGGCAAGATGGCTTTGTAGCGGGCGCGGTCCAGGGTGAGGTCGGCCACGCGAATAATTTCGGGGGTGACGGTGTCACCCCTGGCCCGGCGCAGCACAGCGCGCGCGCGGGCCACCAACTCGCGGGGGCTGAAAGGTTTGGTGATGTAATCGTCCGCGCCCAGTTCAAGCCCCACCAGTTTGTCGGTTTCTTCCACGCGGGCGGTGAGCATAATGATGGGGATGTTTTTGAGCAGTGGGTCTTGCCGCAAATGGCGGCACACGTCCAGGCCGTCCATGCCCGGCAGCATCAGGTCGAGCACCATCAAATCGGGCCGGTCACGGCGGACGGCGGCCAGTCCCAGTGGGCCGGTTTCAACGCTTATCACCTGAAAACCGGCCGCAGTCAGGTAGTCGCGGCAAATCTGCACGATTTTGGGTTCGTCATCAACAATGAGGATGGTTTTAGTCATGATCCTTTGTTTCCAAACACATAAATAAATCGCTCACTGCCAAAACCACTAATAAGCAGCCGTTCTTTGCGATTGCTTAGATATTGCTGCGTCCAATCGGTGAAGCCGCCGTCGCCGATCAGATAATTCTCGCCGGAGGTATCACGGATATAGATTTGAAAAACGGCGCTTTCGTAATATCCCCTGCCGCTTTCTCGATTTTGGTCAAAGGCAAAGTTGATCGGCGGATATTTGGTCGCCAGTTTTTCCAAAACTTCTGTTTTGATGATCTCATATCGTTTTTCGTCAAAAGCGGTCAAATAAGTGTTGACTTCAGCCACGGCAAAACCCCGTTTTTTACACGCCTCTATGAGCCGCGCGTAAAATTCAATGTGTTCAACCAACGATTGGGTTTCAAACTGATAATTTCTTTCTTCCTGGCCGGCGGTGCAGAGCGCCAGCACCCTAAAGTGGGCAAACGAGGCCGGGGCGTCAAACGGCTGGGCGCGCAGCAAACGCTGGCTGGCGCAGAGTTTAACTCTTTCTTTAGACCACAGATTCCGTTTGCTCATCTCCCGCCGCCGGCGCGCGCATTCCAGGGCCATCACGTTGGTGGAGTCGGAGCAAACTTCGGTGTTGCGAATGGTGGTGACGGCATTGTTTTGATCTACCGTAGCCACCACCGAATTGCTGCCCAGCGGCGTCACCGGCGAAAGCTCAACCACTTCAACATCCGGCGGCAGCAACGAGTAGGCCAGCCGCTCAAACTCGATCATTTTCTGCGGCTTGACCGCCGCCAGTTGCACAAAACGATTTTGCTCAAATTGCGTCAATACCTCGCGGGGTGTTAATCGCCGGGCGCGTCGGCGGTAAACTTCCAACAACAACGATTGTAAATCCGACGCGTTCAAGCCAGACAACACGTCCAATAAATTTGGGCTGTTTGTTTCTCGCAAAATCCGGGCAATGATTTTGTTAGGCATGCCATATCCTCTGGGGAATCATTTGCCGTTGATTGTAACGCCGCTTCTCTTTTAGACGCAAATGTCGGTCTCTATTCAGGCCCGCCTACCTTCTCAAAACGCCGCCGACTTTCAACAGCAGTCACACCTTGAATCTACAAGGCAACTCGCTTGACCTGTTTAAGCCAATATTCTTTTTCCCCTCCGCAGGACAATCTTAACCCTCTCCCAATTGCGAGCCAGGTGAATCCCCGCCAGAATCGTGCTGATGTAGCCGGCGTAATTGTGAAAAATAAGCATAGGCAGATTCAATACGTCCATCACCAATCCGGTGAGCGCTGCGTAAAGGCCGCACAAAACCATAATGATGATGATGAGGTAATCCAGGTTCTTGCTTTGCATTGTTATCAACTCCTATCACCTCAATATGCTATGCATTTAACAACACCGGAGCTAGATTGCCAGCCCAGGCTTTAATGGTTTTCCAGTCGCGGTAATCACCTTCGGTAACCTGTCCCCCCGCTGTAAAAGGCCACACCACGCGATAAGCAAAGGATAATTTACTGAAGTCCAGTTTCCCTGCAAAAAGACCCACATCCACTGGTTGCACTTCCGACACTTGCCGGCGCACCGGGTCCAAAAAACTTGCTACCTTGGGGCGGAGATTGTCTGCATCAGGCGCGGCCAGGGTCAAGCAGCTTAAAAAGTAGGCTACGGGCATCTGGCTCAACGCATTTCGGTGTGTCTCCACAAACGCGATTGCTTCAGGTAACCACGCGCTGGCGTGGATGGGACTACCCACGACGACGGCCCGGTAAGAGCTGAGGTCACTAATGTCTTGCACCGGGCGCACCTCCACCGCTGTCCCCGCCTCACACAACACCTGTCCAATAGCCTCAGCTATCTCACCGGTGGATCCGGCCTCGCTAGCGTAGGCGATCAATATTCCGTCGCCGCCGTTTTCTGCCTGGCCGCAGTTCGATTCGATAAATTCTACTGCCGGTTGGCGGGCGGCGAAGAACCCCGCACCGGCACAGGCCAGCGCCGTTGCGCCAACTACGCCTGCTCCCCGTATCAAAAATTGCCGCCGGGTGATTTTGTTTTTACTCATTTTTATTTTCCCCTTGTCTATCGAGTCGTTTTTCACAAATACTTTAAGTTTGTGATTTGACACCATTCTAGCAATCAATTGTCAAAAATTTGTGAAGATGATGGGGAGGAATGTGGAAGGCTCAAATTTGTCAATTAATAAGGGCGTTCAAAAAAAAGAAGTCACCCCTTTTGGAGGGTGACTTCTTTCCTCCTTGATGGTATACTGACCGCAAGATGGATTATGTTGATTTTGGAAAGACCGGATTGAGCGTGTCGCGTCTCTCTATTGGCACAGGCACGCATGGTTGGGGTGGTCGTTCAGAGCAGTCGGCTTTGGGCGTGAACAAACTGGCCAGCTTGCTGCGGCTGGCTTACGAGCACGGCGTCAATTTTTGGGATACGGCCGATGGGTATGGCACACATCGGCATATTGCCCAGGCGCTACGGGGTCTACCCCGCGATAAAGTGGTCATTGCCACCAAAACTTTGGCCCGAAGCGCCAAAGCGGCAACGTTGGACGTTGAACGTTTTCTCAAGGAATTGAATACCGATGTGCTCGATATTTTGCTCCTGCATTTTGTAACGCAGGCTGACTGGCCACGTAAATATGCCGGCGTTATGGACGCGCTTTCGCAGGCCAGGGAGCAGGGTAAAGTGCGGGCGGTGGGCGTTTCTTGTCATGGCCTGGGCGCGTTGGAGGCGGCGGCGCAAACAGAGTGGGCCGAAGTTGTGCTGGCCCGCATCAATCGGACCGGGGTGAATATGGACGCAACCCCAACCAAGGTTGACCCCTTCATTGAGCGGCTATATATGGTCGGCAAAGCGGTATACGGGATGAAAGTGCTGGGCTGTGGCCAACTGGCCGGGAACGCTCGCGCCGCGATTCAGTACGTTTTTCAGCTTGGTACGGTCTATGCTGTCACCATTGGTACCAGCCAACCTGAACAACTCTACGAAAACCAGAGACTGGTTGAGGAATTTGCTCCCCGGTACCCCCTGCACCCATTACCGTAGCAACCAGAGCCTTTTTAATCAGTTCGAGGTGGAATGAACAAACGAGAAAAACACAAACAGGATTTGATTGAATTATTGGACCAGATTCTTGAAACTGGCGAGGCTACCCCCCTCAGAAATTATATTGCGGCCAACAGCAACAATCTGCCCGGGCCACGGGGGAATTTGGAATTGGCGCAAGCGTGGGGAGAGGTGGTGGAAGCTTATGCCGGGCCAGCGACGGTTAAACTGTGGAACTTGTGCGTTGAAATGGCCAACATCTCGGCTGACGAGGCGCCCGTGAATGACCCCAAAGAGCTGATCCCCTTTTGTGGCGCGGTTGGTGTCGGCGCAATCGGTTCAGTTTTGCCGGAATTTTTTGACCGGGCCATCACCACCTTGAAAAACTTGGCCAATGATTCAAGGTGGCGCATGCGGGAAGCCGTGCCGATGGGTTTGACCAAGTTACTGACCGGCCGCAGCCGGGATACTTTGCAAACCCTGGCCGCCTGGACTGTTGAGGGCAGTTTGCTCGAGCTGAGGGCCGTTGCGGCCGGGGTGGCTGAACCGGCCCTCTTAAAAAACGACGAGATTGCCGCTACGGCTTTAGAACTGCACCAAAATATCTTCAAGCGGGTGCTCAAAATTGAGCCGCGCAAAACCGAGGATTTTAGAATATTAAAAAAGGCGCTGGGTTATACCCTGAGCGTGGTGGTCAAGGCGAGTCCGCAGCCAGGGTTTACCTACATGGCTCAACTTGTTGACACCCAGGATAAGGATATACAGTGGATCGTCAAGGAGAATTTAAAGAAGAATAGACTCGTTAAAAATTTTCCCAAAGAAGTGGCTACAATCAAGCGCCAACTAAAGTGAAACAAACATAAAAACAAGAGCGCCAAGGCGTTGCTTTGGCGCTCTTGTTTATTTCTCAAAAAATTTATACTCATGCATCCGATTAAAACTTGACTTTCAAGGCAATATGTTGTAAATTATTGAATGTTATTTATGTACCAATGTACCAAAATGGACGGAGCAAACTATGACCACCTCACAAACAGAGTCGCCAAGAATCAAAGTTGAGCGGGTGCAAACGGGCGTGCGCATTGAAAAACGCATGCTCAAAGTGCTTAAAGCTCTGGCGGAATATCTGGATATGTCTTTGGGGGATCTGCTAGAAGGCATTGTGTTACATGCCTTTGAGGGTAAGTGTGCCTTTGAGGAGGATTTGTTACAACGCATTGCCACGCTGAAAGAAGTTTACGAGATGGATTATGATGCGACCGCCAGCCATCATATGACAGAATAAACTGATTTTGCAGTAAAACTAAAAACTGTTGAGTCAAGCGGAGTGATTTTTGTCGATCACTTCGCTTTATTTATTGAAAGGATTCTTTCATGAAATCAAAACTTCTATCCAAAAATATGTCTGTCTTTGCCGTCATCTGGCTGGGCCAAACGGTGTCGCAAATTGGCTCCGGCCTGACCGGCTTTGCCCTGGGGGTGTGGGTTTATCAAACCACTGGCTCGGCCACGCAGTTTGCGCTCATTGCCGTGTGTACGGCCTTGCCCCGCATTGTGCTGTCGCCGCTGGCCGGAGCGTTGGTGGACCGTTGGGACCGGCGCTGGGCTATGATCATCGGCGACAGCGGCGCGGCGCTGGGCACGCTGGCAATTGCGCTGTTATTTTTTGCCAATCAACTTGATGTCTGGCACATTTATTTGGCCACCGCCTTTAGTTCTGCTTTTAGCACCCTGCAATGGCCGGCCTATGCCGCTATTGTGCCGCTGCTGGTGTCTAAAGAGAAACTGGGACGGGCGAATGGATTGATGCAATTTGGGCGAGCGGCCTCGGAAATACTTGCCCCCGCTCTGGCCGGGGTGCTGGTGTTGGCCATTCAAATACAGGGCGTCATTCTCATTGACGTGGGCACCTTTATTTTTGCGGTGACCACTTTGTTGTTGGTGCGGGTGCCCTGCCCTCCAACAACGGCTCAAGAAAAATCTCACCAGGGATTGCTTTGGCACGATATTGTCTACGGTTGGAAGTATCTTGCTGCACGTCCGGGTTTGATGGGTCTGCTCGTCTTTTTGGCCTTGGTCAATTTCTTTTGGGGCATGTTGGCCGTACTCATCACGCCGCTAGTGCTGAGTTTCACCTCTGCTGATGCGTTGGGCGTCATCATTTCGGTGGCCGGGCTAGGGATGCTGGCCGGCAGTCTCTTGATGACAGTTTGGGGCGGGCCTAAACGGCGTATTTATGGGGTGCTGGGCTTTGAGTTGTTCAGCGCCCTCAGTTTTGTGCTGATGGGCCTGCGACCTTGGGCCTGGCTGATTGCGCTGGGTGCATTTACGGCTCATTTGGCTATTGCCATCATTTTTGCCTGTAATCAGGCTTTGTGGCAAAGTAAGATTGCGCCGGAGGTACAAGGGCGGGTGTTTGCCATCCAACAAATGGTTGCTCACGCCATGATGCCGCTTGCTTTTCTTCTGGCCGGTCCGTTGGCCGATTACCTGTTCAATCCCTTGCTCGTTTCAGACGGGGTGTTGGCCGGCTCTGTGGGGCCTTTCATCGGCATTGGGCCGGGCCGGGGGATAGCTTTGTTATTGGTGGTAGTGGGTTTGATTAAGTTTGGCGTAGTCTGGGGCGGTTTTTTGAACCCGCACCTTCGTTTAGTGGAAGATGAACTGACCGATACCCTGCCTGATCAACAGACGGCGGCGGTGACAATCTGAATCTATCTCGGGGGAGATTTTTAAAGGATTTTAACAATTTTTTAGCTTTGTCTTAATTTGGTCTTTAATTGTTGTTAAAGTATAACTCCTAAAATAATAGTGAGCTTTACCTCAAGCTTCATCTCAAGTGAACTTTATCTCATTTGTAACAATCTATTTTTTAAGGAAAGAAAATGCCTTTTTTCAACGCCTTCCCTCAAAAAACAAAAGTCTGGCTTTTTAGCTGGTATGGTTCTGAAGAAATTCTGGCCCAGTGGATTTCCAATTTGGTTAGCCCGCCGGTGGTCGGCATCCTCACGGCCATTGCCTTTATCTTCTATACTGTCCCCAATCCCCTCCAGGTCTGTTCCTGGTTGGCCTGGGGACTACCCTTGATCTGCCTGCCTCCGCTGGCCTATGTATTGTGGTTGATACATAGGGGTGAATTGGCCGACATCCATATGCCTGACCGTCGTTCCCGGCTGAAGCCATTGGGCCTGATGGTGGTTTGGGGAGGGGTTTGTCTTTTTTTGCTGCGTTATTGGGGCGCGCCCCCGGCCCTTATTCCCATTCTGTTGACCACATGGGTATATATGGCCGCCCTGAGCGCTATCACCCTATTCTGGAAGATCAGTTTTCACAGCACCACTATCTCGGCTGCAGCCAGTGTGGGAATTGTGGCCAGCGGGCTGACCGGCTGGTCTATGGTGGCGATGCTGCTTGTGCCGGTGGTGGGCTGGGCCAGGGTTTACCTCCACCGGCATACACTGGGGCAGGTCATTGCCGGCTGTCTGACCGGTACGAGTATAGGATTGCTTTTGTTGATTTCATAAAGTTAAAGATACAGGTAAAGCCTGGTTGGATCAGGGGCTAAACAATTGACTAAGCCAAAGCTTTTGGCGCAGAAAACGGGCCAAACGAGCCATAGGGGTGATATAGGCTGTTTGTTCTAAATCTGCGATAACTTGTTCGTCGGAGACCTGCCCCAGGCCATGTTTTTGCTCTTCTAACATAGCCCGGCGTGACACAAACCAAAGATAAAGATCGGCGATGGTATGGTTGGGAAAGTAATCCAACAACCGGCGTTTTTGGATCAGATTCGCCACGGGCAGATAAACCGTATCGTACCAACTGGCCACAGCCTCTTCATCAGATATTTTGCTGCTGGTTTCTGTTTCCTTAAGATATTTGTGTACGGCAATATGGTCTTTAACCAAATGATAGTAGCCTGCTTCGGTAAAGTAAATGTTATGCTCTGGTCGAATCTGATCCAACTGTGTTTGCGCTAAAAAATCAGTCTGTTCTTCAATTAAGGATAGATTCCCCAGGTCTAGTCCAGGCTGGAAAAGACTCACCAGCCGTTTAAAGGGATTGGCGGCCTCTTTTTCTAATTCCTCAACCAATACTTCATCAGAAACATTGCCTAACTCTTTTGCTTCTTGTTCAAGCGTAGCCCGGTGCAGAACAAGCCAGGCATACAGGTCGGCTTCGGTTCGGCCTGGAAAATACTTCAATATCTCTCGTTCCCGAATGAGTTGCACTACAGGCAAATAGACGTTATGGTACCAACTGGTCACAGCCTCTTCATCAGTAAATTCGCGGCCACATTCGGTTTCTTTTAGATACTTGTGAAACGTGATGTGTTTTTTGACCAGCCGGTAACGGCCCGGCTCGGTGAATTCAATATTGTGGCCGGGTTGAAGTTTATCCAGTTGTGTTTCTGCCAAAAATTGAGCGCGTTCCCCTTTGAGCAGAATGTCATCTAACTCATCCTGGTGGTCAATAGGCACGGGGGTTTTATATTCTATCACATAAGCTTCAATGGTTTTGGCCCCATGGGCCCGGGCCACCGAAACCCGGTGATTGCCATCGCGCACAAAATAAACATCGCCTACTTGATACACTTCAATGGGCGGCGTCCCCACCATGTCGTGCGTAACGGCGTCAACCCGCCGCCAGCGGTCCGCAGAACGATCATTTTTGGGCAAAAAAGTGCGGGTGAAATCTCGATAACGCCCCACGCTACCCACAATTTTATCCAATTCTATTTCTTGCAAACCTTGATAAGAAGAATCTTGCAATCTCAAACCCTGTCTAACTTCCTCAAAAGAAAGCAGGTCGTTTGGACGGCCGGTGAAAAAGTTAAGGGCTTCTTCAATAAAGGCTCGCCGGCGAGCTGCGTTGAATTCGATACTTGTTTGATGGGGTAATCCACTATCCATATCTGCCTCCCCTCATAGTTTTCTTGTCTCAGACAAGAAGCAAATTTCTCAAAACATAAAGAAGGTGCTTTTCTCCCCAGAAAAGCACCTTTGCTCATTGAAGATTCAATGAAAATATTATTCGCTCAAATGGCCGGTAGCGGGCCGGCGCCAGGTTTGGGGGCAAGGGGCAGCATCGACCTTTGCCAGGGATAAACGATGTAACGATTGGTGATAGCGCCATAATAATCGGGACCGGTATCTCGAAATAGGTTATCAATTTCCCGGTAATGCAACACCGCTGTTTCGCATGCGCAGCCTACCGCGGCTAACCGGCCTTTAACCGTCATAATTGACCGGCCGTTGCCCCAGATGTCGTCAACCACTAAAATGCGCCGGTCAATCAACAATGTATCCGAGGGAAACTGCATAAACGTGGGCCAGGCCAGCTTTCGGTCAACGTCGTCGGGAAAATAAACTGCCGCCGTTAAAACGTGTTGAATTTGCAGCGCCTCACTTAAAATCCCCCCCGGAATCAAGCCGCCCCGGGTAATCATCAGCAAACCGTCAAACTCGCCTCTAAATTGAGGGATAAGGTGATCAATCAATTTGTCTACATTTGCCCAACTTAGAATCTCACGTTCTAAATCAGGTTCGGGCCGATTTTCCAGCGGTAACATGATTACGAATAGCTCTTTAGTATGTTGCCTGACCAAAATTAAAACCAACGCCACGTTATTTTAGTCTGTTTTGACCTGGTGTCAATGATGGTGGCGGCGGCTTTTCTAAGGCCAGGGGTCGGTTGGGTTGAACGGCTGAATGGCCAATCACTGGAGCCAAATTTGTTGGGTTTTGCTAAAAATTCACTTTTGACACCGATGAGTGAAACCCAACTCCATTTTGCAGCACCAACTTTCCATTACTCAACCTGCTTGATCCTCATTAGCCACCTCTTTGTGGATGATTCCATCCAGCAAATAAATGGTTCTATCGGCAAAATTAGCCATGCGGGGATCGTGGGTGACAAAGATAACGGTTTTGCCCTGCTCCTGGTTGAGTTGGCGAATGAGGCGCATCACCTCAAAGCCGGTTTCCGAATCCAGGTCGCCGGTGATTTCATCGCCGATGATAATGGGCGGGTCGTTGGCCAGAGCGCGGGCAACGGCTACGCGCTGCTGCTGGCCGCCGGAAAGTTCGCTGGGATAATGATTCATGCGGTCGGCCAGCCCCACCTGTTCTAGCAAGGTGGCCGTTCGCGTTTTGCGAGCCTTGCGCCGGAAGCGGCCGGCCAACACCATCGGCGCTTCAACATTTTCAAAGGCGGTAAAGTTATTGAGCAGGTTAAAGGTTTGAAAGATAAAGCCCAGTTTTTCCAGCCGCAGCCGGGCCACCTGCTCTTCCTTCATTGAGACCACATTTTTCCCGTCAATAATAATGTGCCCCCGGCCCGGTTCGTCCAACCCGCCCAGTAAATTGAGCAGCGTGGTTTTGCCAGAGCCGCTTGGCCCCATCAAACACAGCATTTCCCCTTGCCCCACCGCAATGGTGACGCCGCGCAAAGCGGGCACGGCCTCTTTGCCCATCAAGTAACTCTTATGTACGTTATCAACTTGAATGATCGGTTCGGTCATAGGTAAGTTTTAAAGTCCCCACAAGAGAGTGATAAAAATGGGTGTGGCTACAGCCAAAATCAAATTCAGCGGCAAGCCAACTTTGGTAAAGTCTAAAAATTTGTAGCCGCCAGGTCCGTAAACCATTGTATTGGTTTGATACCCTACCGGCGTGGCAAAACTATTAGAGGCGGCAAACATAATAGCCAAAATAAAGGCCGTTGGATTTAGCCCTAACGCCTTGGCGGTGGCCGCGCCTACGGGCACCAGCACCACCACGGTGGCGTTGTTGGAAATCAACTCGGTCATAATGGAAGTAGTGAGGTAAAAAATAATCAAAACAATGAGGGGCGGAACGTAATGGGCAGATTGGGCGGCCAGGCTGGCAATCAATTGCGTGCCCCCGGTTTCTTGCAGGGCCAGCCCCA from the Anaerolineae bacterium genome contains:
- a CDS encoding ABC transporter permease, with protein sequence MKTLLVARKSLLEIVREPKLLALVVLTPLAFVGILAVGYNVPMLVTHPLWVSHTTPAGEGLLADLESQRYADGRPVFAVTHTTDPAAAETALKSGDVTALLAIAETDDGLNVTVRGDPLSLQFYRASLMLDNTFYRAADQLARRPQVVKVVEQPLFKDGPRSEFDLYAPGMIVFALLLIIPQTAMLVAREIRWHTLRRLRLAPLRAGELLTGIGLAQMAVAVVMVVLVFVAAILMGYHNQGELWLAMVVGLAISFSAVGLGLLVACFIENDSQAINLGSMVAMTQVFLSGSFYQLPPITLFVLLGHQIDLFDIFPASHGFLALQQVLSYGVGLKEISFRLAATLFLSLLYLAGGVITFQCLQMKERSH
- a CDS encoding HAMP domain-containing histidine kinase, with product MSDQNDHLHSIRQIRRRLFWLLTLAFGVVVTITVVLLLVLLTLFISNAPLSSGPFAPTTLLGSLQAYYIAYGSWEGVEALSLETNAGIQASFADEWEDVLLLDETNRVLIDRGYIGTERVGQIYIPGNKEKLYPVQFNGDQVGTLAYVKELPLKPIFVFLGLLPGAVLVTCFAGVLTLIIGLLLMRRVVTPLADVIATAQEVASGNLSARVQVGGPSDLRSLSDSFNQMADSLERNDRERRNMLADIAHELRTPLTIMRGRLEGILDGVYPLKEDQIAPALEEVYVLDNLVEDLRLLTLAETRQLSLDCREINLGEIAENTASLFEAEAADKGISLITEFDSDLPTINADPQRIGQVIGNLLSNALRYIPAEGGQIKLAVQQVENSVTLSVSDNGPGIPEADLPHLFDRFWRSEKSRTRSEGGAGLGLAIAKQLVEMHGGTIGVESTPGKGARFWFRLPHYRHPEPVS
- a CDS encoding response regulator transcription factor; the encoded protein is MTKTILIVDDEPKIVQICRDYLTAAGFQVISVETGPLGLAAVRRDRPDLMVLDLMLPGMDGLDVCRHLRQDPLLKNIPIIMLTARVEETDKLVGLELGADDYITKPFSPRELVARARAVLRRARGDTVTPEIIRVADLTLDRARYKAILPNKEVTLTPTEFEILATLAGQPGRIFSRAQLLTATRGVSFESYERAIDSHVRNLRRKIEPENGSPKYIITVHGVGYKFAEQG
- a CDS encoding flavodoxin domain-containing protein gives rise to the protein MSKNKITRRQFLIRGAGVVGATALACAGAGFFAARQPAVEFIESNCGQAENGGDGILIAYASEAGSTGEIAEAIGQVLCEAGTAVEVRPVQDISDLSSYRAVVVGSPIHASAWLPEAIAFVETHRNALSQMPVAYFLSCLTLAAPDADNLRPKVASFLDPVRRQVSEVQPVDVGLFAGKLDFSKLSFAYRVVWPFTAGGQVTEGDYRDWKTIKAWAGNLAPVLLNA
- a CDS encoding aldo/keto reductase: MSVSRLSIGTGTHGWGGRSEQSALGVNKLASLLRLAYEHGVNFWDTADGYGTHRHIAQALRGLPRDKVVIATKTLARSAKAATLDVERFLKELNTDVLDILLLHFVTQADWPRKYAGVMDALSQAREQGKVRAVGVSCHGLGALEAAAQTEWAEVVLARINRTGVNMDATPTKVDPFIERLYMVGKAVYGMKVLGCGQLAGNARAAIQYVFQLGTVYAVTIGTSQPEQLYENQRLVEEFAPRYPLHPLP
- a CDS encoding MFS transporter, with amino-acid sequence MSVFAVIWLGQTVSQIGSGLTGFALGVWVYQTTGSATQFALIAVCTALPRIVLSPLAGALVDRWDRRWAMIIGDSGAALGTLAIALLFFANQLDVWHIYLATAFSSAFSTLQWPAYAAIVPLLVSKEKLGRANGLMQFGRAASEILAPALAGVLVLAIQIQGVILIDVGTFIFAVTTLLLVRVPCPPTTAQEKSHQGLLWHDIVYGWKYLAARPGLMGLLVFLALVNFFWGMLAVLITPLVLSFTSADALGVIISVAGLGMLAGSLLMTVWGGPKRRIYGVLGFELFSALSFVLMGLRPWAWLIALGAFTAHLAIAIIFACNQALWQSKIAPEVQGRVFAIQQMVAHAMMPLAFLLAGPLADYLFNPLLVSDGVLAGSVGPFIGIGPGRGIALLLVVVGLIKFGVVWGGFLNPHLRLVEDELTDTLPDQQTAAVTI
- a CDS encoding phosphoribosyltransferase produces the protein MLPLENRPEPDLEREILSWANVDKLIDHLIPQFRGEFDGLLMITRGGLIPGGILSEALQIQHVLTAAVYFPDDVDRKLAWPTFMQFPSDTLLIDRRILVVDDIWGNGRSIMTVKGRLAAVGCACETAVLHYREIDNLFRDTGPDYYGAITNRYIVYPWQRSMLPLAPKPGAGPLPAI